One Bacillus amyloliquefaciens DSM 7 = ATCC 23350 DNA window includes the following coding sequences:
- a CDS encoding dynamin family protein — translation MTEAERHNREIFSRTGALYAQFLDHQDEKRADQLAAIMKKAADEEVYIAFTGHYSAGKSSLLNTLLGEDILPTSPIPTSANLVVIRHGADKVVLHTTDGAYAEIKGSYDKEQVQQFCKDGEQIETVEVYAGFEESEPHAAYIDTPGIDSTDEAHFLSAASILHQADALFYVVHYNHVHSEENMLFLSSIKDRTPNLFLIVNQIDRHDENETKFEEYRRQVEDMLEGAGIPKESLFFTSVTEPDHPLNGIEKLKKHLQQLKQQAKANLWSLTERKVARLVKEHTDMLVKDDNSGGQELFDKQEALVRSVEAELENTIQQAETAEKDIRNDVQNILQNANLTPFEMRELASAYIESQQPSFKTGLFFSKAKTAAEKERRQAEFFADIKKRTEGEADWHIIDTFTKAAKRYEAESDELIKKIQAYRTPLSGDITAQALKQGAAFSSEYVLTYTKDLAEMIRREAKRQTAELIEELTAYIQAKNGPLIESLKKRLEKERKIRDELALSATEERNAEEKAARVRALWEGESAYDTESSDWYLRKKRLANAPVQKEKPKETLHHEVIQPEKNSIKELPIKEQVDRFYELAGILDSSSLLGKQAEAFRSRVKRLENRQFTLALFGGFSSGKSSFANALVGEYVLPSSPTPTTATINKITKPQGGKPHKSAEIVFKTEEELDAEMLQLTELKDADVKGRSLNERWNYAIKKGKVPEDLTPVIQTMLQAFHTYEEQIRQRLTLTVPVEDLKPYAAEEKTACCVKEVTVYYDCPLTQKGITIVDTPGASSINKRHTELAFQYIKDADAFFYMTYYQHSFSKGDRSFLKKLGLVKESFGMDKMFFVINAADLAKTESELETVKDYVRSELSKEGINRPTLFHVSSKEELAGQKEAFYNKFSDVRTGLAHFIEEDVMRASCAQLQTEADKLCDMVEQLHESLHQSAEEKEKKKQRLESSYEKALAAISKRRTSEVIIRKVMKDTEEQLYHIKHRLSFYANDMLKTAFHPGLQNGDWKQNISAALKEALKEFRFEYIQELKTLDIRMTGFIERHMTAEWMENCRKQLMEDGDFSIYVSAENEFAVQLKEVAPVIDASAFTHHVKEVKSPKQFFEQNGKAAFVEGLRLSLQKVTEKWLEQEKESLSARYTEQVRRLQEDMADKSLSQIREQRDTYLQGLAENTNAGEIEYLYEAEKAWKKKDEMLKI, via the coding sequence ATGACAGAAGCAGAACGCCATAACAGGGAGATTTTCAGCAGAACGGGTGCCTTATACGCACAATTTTTGGATCATCAGGATGAAAAACGGGCCGATCAGCTCGCGGCCATTATGAAAAAAGCGGCTGATGAAGAGGTTTATATCGCATTTACCGGGCATTATTCGGCGGGAAAGTCCTCTCTATTAAACACATTGCTCGGTGAAGACATACTGCCGACAAGCCCGATTCCCACAAGCGCCAACCTTGTTGTCATCCGGCACGGTGCAGATAAAGTCGTGCTTCATACGACTGACGGGGCTTATGCAGAAATCAAAGGAAGTTACGATAAAGAACAAGTGCAGCAATTCTGTAAAGACGGTGAGCAAATTGAGACGGTGGAAGTCTATGCAGGCTTTGAGGAGTCAGAGCCTCATGCGGCCTACATTGACACACCGGGGATTGATTCGACGGACGAGGCGCATTTTTTATCAGCCGCTTCGATTCTTCACCAGGCAGACGCTTTATTTTACGTCGTCCATTATAATCATGTTCATTCAGAAGAAAATATGCTGTTTCTCAGCTCCATTAAAGACCGTACTCCGAATCTGTTTCTGATCGTCAACCAAATTGACAGGCATGATGAAAACGAGACGAAGTTTGAAGAGTACCGGAGACAGGTGGAAGATATGCTCGAAGGCGCGGGAATACCGAAGGAATCGCTTTTCTTTACGTCTGTCACAGAGCCTGATCATCCTTTAAACGGCATTGAAAAGCTGAAAAAACATCTGCAGCAGCTGAAACAGCAGGCAAAAGCAAATTTATGGTCCTTAACGGAACGAAAGGTCGCCCGCTTAGTCAAAGAGCATACAGACATGCTCGTAAAAGATGATAATAGCGGCGGCCAAGAGCTGTTTGACAAACAAGAAGCACTCGTCCGTTCTGTCGAAGCTGAGCTTGAAAATACCATTCAACAGGCTGAAACAGCAGAGAAAGACATCAGAAACGACGTACAGAACATATTGCAAAACGCTAATCTGACACCATTTGAGATGAGGGAGCTTGCATCTGCTTATATCGAATCGCAGCAGCCCTCATTCAAAACCGGACTTTTCTTTTCAAAAGCGAAAACGGCAGCGGAAAAAGAGAGAAGGCAGGCTGAATTCTTTGCCGATATCAAAAAAAGAACGGAAGGGGAAGCGGATTGGCATATTATCGACACATTTACGAAAGCGGCCAAGCGGTATGAAGCGGAATCTGACGAACTGATCAAGAAAATACAGGCGTACCGCACACCGCTTTCTGGCGATATCACCGCTCAGGCCCTTAAGCAGGGAGCGGCATTTTCATCTGAATACGTATTAACCTATACGAAAGACCTCGCGGAAATGATCAGACGGGAAGCCAAAAGACAGACGGCGGAACTTATTGAGGAGCTGACCGCTTATATTCAGGCAAAAAACGGACCGCTCATAGAGAGCCTGAAAAAACGACTTGAGAAAGAGAGGAAGATAAGGGATGAGCTCGCGCTATCGGCAACAGAAGAACGCAATGCCGAAGAAAAAGCCGCCCGCGTCCGCGCTTTGTGGGAAGGAGAATCGGCCTATGATACGGAAAGCAGCGACTGGTATTTGCGAAAAAAACGCCTTGCGAATGCGCCTGTCCAAAAAGAGAAACCAAAAGAGACTCTACATCATGAAGTAATCCAGCCTGAGAAAAATTCGATAAAGGAACTTCCCATAAAAGAGCAGGTCGATCGGTTCTATGAACTTGCCGGGATTCTTGACTCATCAAGCCTGTTAGGAAAACAGGCAGAAGCCTTTCGAAGCAGGGTTAAGCGGCTTGAAAACCGCCAATTTACTTTGGCGTTATTCGGCGGCTTCAGTTCCGGTAAATCGTCTTTTGCCAATGCGCTTGTCGGTGAATACGTGCTTCCTTCATCACCGACGCCGACAACGGCCACCATCAACAAAATAACCAAACCGCAAGGCGGCAAACCGCATAAATCTGCGGAGATCGTTTTTAAAACGGAAGAGGAGCTTGACGCTGAAATGCTTCAGCTGACAGAGCTGAAGGATGCTGACGTAAAGGGGCGTTCACTGAACGAGAGATGGAATTATGCCATTAAAAAGGGAAAAGTGCCGGAAGATCTTACGCCGGTGATTCAGACGATGCTTCAGGCGTTTCATACGTATGAAGAGCAGATCCGTCAAAGGCTGACATTGACGGTGCCGGTTGAAGATTTAAAACCGTACGCAGCTGAAGAAAAAACGGCCTGCTGTGTGAAAGAAGTCACCGTATATTATGACTGCCCTCTCACGCAAAAAGGCATCACCATCGTTGATACGCCGGGAGCAAGCAGTATCAACAAGCGCCACACGGAGCTTGCCTTTCAATATATAAAAGATGCTGACGCTTTCTTTTATATGACGTACTATCAGCATTCTTTTTCAAAAGGAGACAGGTCTTTTCTGAAGAAACTCGGCCTCGTCAAAGAATCATTCGGCATGGATAAAATGTTTTTTGTCATTAACGCCGCCGATCTGGCGAAAACGGAAAGCGAGCTGGAAACCGTCAAAGACTACGTTCGCTCTGAACTTTCTAAAGAAGGAATTAACCGGCCGACATTATTTCATGTGTCAAGTAAAGAAGAGCTTGCGGGGCAAAAAGAAGCTTTCTATAACAAGTTCTCTGATGTAAGAACCGGACTTGCGCACTTTATTGAAGAAGATGTAATGAGGGCCAGCTGCGCCCAGCTGCAAACAGAAGCTGACAAATTGTGCGATATGGTGGAACAGCTTCACGAATCTCTTCACCAGTCGGCAGAAGAAAAAGAAAAAAAGAAACAGCGTCTGGAGTCTTCTTATGAAAAAGCTCTTGCCGCTATTTCAAAGCGCCGTACGTCTGAGGTCATCATTCGAAAAGTGATGAAAGATACGGAAGAACAGCTTTATCACATTAAACACCGCCTGTCGTTTTATGCGAATGATATGCTGAAAACCGCTTTCCATCCGGGCCTTCAAAACGGTGATTGGAAACAGAATATATCAGCGGCGCTCAAGGAAGCGCTCAAGGAATTCCGTTTTGAATACATTCAAGAGCTGAAGACACTCGATATCCGGATGACCGGCTTTATTGAACGCCATATGACTGCGGAATGGATGGAAAACTGCCGGAAGCAGCTTATGGAAGACGGGGATTTCTCCATTTATGTCAGCGCTGAAAACGAATTTGCCGTTCAGCTGAAAGAGGTCGCTCCGGTAATTGACGCCTCGGCATTCACTCATCACGTAAAAGAAGTTAAATCGCCGAAGCAATTTTTTGAACAGAACGGAAAAGCGGCATTTGTGGAAGGACTCAGGCTCAGCCTGCAAAAAGTGACAGAAAAATGGCTTGAGCAGGAGAAAGAAAGCCTTTCAGCACGCTATACTGAGCAGGTGCGCCGTCTGCAAGAAGATATGGCGGATAAAAGCCTGTCGCAGATCCGCGAGCAGCGGGACACTTATTTACAGGGGCTTGCGGAGAACACCAATGCTGGGGAAATTGAGTACCTTTATGAGGCCGAAAAAGCATGGAAAAAGAAAGATGAAATGCTGAAAATTTAA
- the fbpC gene encoding Fur-regulated basic protein FbpC → MTMLFLFAAVCTYSFLIGFVLKKVSNKSMSS, encoded by the coding sequence ATGACAATGTTATTTTTATTTGCAGCCGTTTGTACATACAGCTTTTTAATTGGTTTTGTATTGAAAAAAGTTTCGAATAAATCGATGTCCTCTTAA
- a CDS encoding isoprenylcysteine carboxyl methyltransferase family protein, producing the protein MFWLFIILLAAQRIAEMIVARRNERKVKKQGAVEYGEGHYPFLVLMHVLFFVSLIAEVAAFHKAHSPRWAAIICIILFVQGIRYWALLSLGRYWNTKILVVPDAELVKKGPYRWMKHPNYAVVILEFILLPLLYGAYWTLFLFSILNACMLTVRIRAEEKALEENTAK; encoded by the coding sequence ATGTTTTGGCTGTTTATCATACTCCTTGCTGCCCAGCGGATTGCGGAGATGATCGTGGCCCGGCGCAATGAGCGGAAAGTGAAAAAACAAGGCGCCGTCGAATACGGAGAAGGGCATTACCCCTTTCTCGTTCTGATGCACGTGCTCTTTTTTGTCTCTCTTATTGCCGAGGTGGCGGCGTTTCATAAAGCGCATTCTCCAAGGTGGGCCGCCATTATATGTATCATTTTATTTGTGCAGGGGATCAGGTATTGGGCGCTTTTATCGCTGGGGCGATATTGGAATACGAAAATCCTTGTCGTGCCGGATGCGGAGCTTGTCAAAAAGGGGCCGTACAGGTGGATGAAGCACCCGAACTATGCGGTTGTCATCTTAGAATTTATCTTGCTACCGCTGTTATACGGGGCGTATTGGACACTGTTTCTCTTTTCAATCCTTAATGCCTGCATGCTTACTGTGAGGATTCGCGCCGAAGAGAAGGCTTTAGAAGAAAACACCGCAAAATAG
- a CDS encoding type III polyketide synthase — protein MAYVLSVGTSIPEHHVSQEKAAEFARGMFANSFKDIDRLLKAFQNGEIESRQFVRPIEWYKTERGFSEKNRLYTEETVKHSVDAAVDCLTNPECLTNPFPYEKVDAIFFISSTGLSTPSIEAKVMNQLPFSAKTKRIPIWGLGCAGGAAGLSRAYEYCRAYPEAYVLVIAAELCSLTFQPEDKSKSNLIGTSLFADGIAAVLIGGEKASRKDVKQPLVPRIFATQSVMMPDAEDVMGWEFTDSGFQVIFSRDIPTLVSHWLKDNVDEFLYEHGVLSHDIKTFLAHPGGKKVIDAYLTSLSMDAGQLAASQKVLQKHGNMSSATIFHVIKEQLLHGRQKENEKGLIGALGPGFSSELLLFSWERGAS, from the coding sequence ATGGCATATGTGTTATCGGTCGGAACGAGTATTCCGGAGCATCACGTCTCGCAAGAAAAGGCGGCGGAATTTGCGAGAGGGATGTTTGCCAATTCATTTAAGGATATTGACCGGCTGTTAAAAGCCTTTCAAAACGGCGAAATTGAATCAAGACAGTTTGTACGGCCGATTGAATGGTATAAAACGGAACGGGGTTTTTCAGAAAAGAACCGGCTGTATACGGAAGAAACCGTTAAGCACAGCGTGGATGCGGCGGTTGATTGTTTAACAAACCCGGAATGTTTAACAAATCCCTTTCCATATGAAAAAGTAGATGCGATCTTTTTTATTTCCAGCACCGGGCTTTCGACACCCAGCATTGAAGCGAAGGTGATGAATCAGCTTCCTTTTTCTGCGAAAACAAAACGGATCCCGATCTGGGGCTTAGGATGCGCGGGCGGAGCGGCCGGGCTGTCCAGGGCGTATGAATACTGCCGTGCCTACCCTGAAGCATACGTGCTTGTTATCGCGGCTGAGCTTTGCAGCTTAACGTTTCAGCCGGAGGACAAGTCAAAAAGCAATTTAATCGGAACCTCCCTGTTTGCGGACGGAATTGCCGCCGTACTAATCGGAGGGGAGAAGGCGAGCCGGAAAGACGTCAAACAGCCGCTCGTTCCGAGGATATTCGCCACTCAATCGGTGATGATGCCGGATGCGGAAGATGTGATGGGCTGGGAATTCACCGACAGCGGATTTCAAGTCATTTTTTCCAGAGACATTCCCACTCTTGTTTCACATTGGCTGAAGGATAATGTTGATGAATTTTTATATGAACATGGAGTCCTGTCTCACGACATTAAAACCTTTCTTGCCCATCCCGGCGGGAAAAAGGTCATTGACGCCTATTTAACGAGCCTTTCAATGGACGCCGGGCAGCTGGCGGCATCTCAGAAGGTGCTGCAAAAACACGGGAACATGTCTTCAGCAACTATTTTTCATGTCATAAAAGAACAGTTGTTGCACGGACGGCAGAAAGAAAACGAAAAAGGGCTGATCGGCGCTCTCGGGCCGGGATTTTCGTCTGAGCTTTTGCTGTTCAGCTGGGAAAGGGGGGCATCTTAA
- a CDS encoding GNAT family N-acetyltransferase, giving the protein MLTPVILKGSLVQLEPMKLDHSQALCEAASENRTTYAYSHVPDGIQETKRYIEHALSDYGKGLALPFAVRSLKTDRIVGSTRFMDVGVFTRPPDAAPEVCEIGSTWYASSMQRTGVNTECKLLMLTHAFDVWQAVRVTLKTDVRNQRSRTAILRIGAQFEGIRRAHIPDVDGGLRDTAYYSILHEEWPYIRQNLSDRLGAYN; this is encoded by the coding sequence ATGCTGACACCCGTCATACTTAAAGGGTCACTCGTTCAGTTAGAGCCGATGAAGCTTGATCACTCTCAGGCACTCTGCGAAGCGGCTTCAGAAAATAGAACAACTTACGCTTACAGCCATGTACCTGACGGAATCCAAGAAACAAAGCGTTATATTGAGCATGCGCTTTCCGATTATGGAAAAGGGCTTGCATTGCCTTTTGCAGTACGGAGCCTTAAAACGGATCGAATCGTCGGAAGCACGAGGTTTATGGATGTGGGAGTGTTTACGCGGCCGCCCGATGCAGCTCCGGAAGTGTGTGAGATCGGCAGCACGTGGTATGCCTCTTCCATGCAGCGGACAGGTGTCAATACGGAGTGTAAACTTTTGATGCTGACCCATGCGTTTGACGTGTGGCAAGCTGTCAGAGTGACGCTGAAAACCGATGTTCGCAACCAGCGCTCACGGACTGCGATTTTACGGATCGGAGCCCAATTTGAAGGAATCCGCCGCGCGCACATTCCGGATGTCGACGGCGGCCTCAGAGATACCGCCTACTACTCCATCCTTCATGAGGAATGGCCTTACATCCGGCAAAACCTTTCTGACCGGCTCGGGGCATACAACTGA
- a CDS encoding MGMT family protein — MTFTERALAIIKQIPEGKVMTYGQIAGLAGSPRGARQVVRILHSMSKKHRLPWHRVINAKGEIGLKDEELFSVQKLSLEAEGVEVTPEGRINLNLYAYDPEM; from the coding sequence ATGACATTTACGGAACGGGCGTTAGCCATTATCAAACAGATACCTGAAGGAAAAGTGATGACGTATGGGCAAATTGCCGGCCTTGCGGGAAGTCCGCGGGGAGCGAGGCAGGTTGTGAGGATACTTCACTCCATGAGTAAAAAGCATCGTCTTCCTTGGCACCGGGTCATCAATGCAAAGGGTGAAATCGGGTTAAAAGATGAAGAGCTGTTTTCAGTACAGAAGCTGTCTCTTGAGGCTGAGGGGGTAGAGGTCACGCCAGAAGGACGGATCAATCTCAATTTATACGCATATGATCCGGAAATGTAA
- the pbuX gene encoding xanthine permease PbuX: protein MKNGYAKTLSLGIQHVLAMYAGAVVVPLIVGAALGLNAKQLTYLVSIDIFMCGAATLLQVWRNKFFGIGLPVVLGCTFTAVAPIISIGKEYGISAIYGSILASGLLVILLSFFFGKLVAFFPPVVTGSVVTIIGMTLMPVAMNHIAGGEGSKDFGDPANLALGFTVLVIIVLLYRFTKGFLKSISILIGIVIGTAIAYFMGKVQFDNVANADAIQMIKPFYFGTPTFHAAPIITMSIIAIVSLVESTGVYFALGDLTNRRLSERDLAKGYRAEGLAVFISGIFNAFPYTAYSQNVGLVQLTGIKKNAVIGVTGVLLMLFGLFPKIAAFTTIIPSSVLGGAMVAMFGMVISYGIKMLSHIDFKKQENLLIVACSVGLGLGVTVVPDMFKHLPSYLNLLTTNGIVAGSFTAVLLNIVYNMIPKTKKTLDVTRVQEG from the coding sequence ATGAAAAACGGCTATGCCAAAACACTTTCCCTCGGTATTCAGCATGTGCTTGCCATGTATGCCGGCGCTGTTGTCGTTCCCTTAATTGTAGGAGCGGCACTGGGGCTGAACGCAAAACAGCTGACTTATCTCGTTTCAATTGACATTTTTATGTGCGGGGCGGCTACGCTGCTTCAAGTGTGGAGAAACAAATTTTTCGGCATCGGCTTGCCCGTTGTGCTCGGCTGTACGTTCACAGCGGTGGCGCCGATTATTTCCATCGGTAAGGAATACGGGATTTCAGCTATTTACGGAAGCATTTTGGCATCAGGTCTGCTAGTCATTCTGCTGTCTTTTTTCTTCGGCAAGCTCGTCGCCTTTTTTCCGCCTGTCGTAACCGGATCTGTTGTAACGATTATCGGAATGACCTTGATGCCGGTTGCGATGAATCACATTGCCGGCGGGGAAGGGAGCAAGGATTTCGGTGATCCGGCTAACCTTGCTCTCGGATTTACGGTGCTTGTCATCATTGTGCTGCTTTACCGGTTTACAAAAGGGTTCTTGAAATCCATTTCGATTTTAATCGGTATTGTCATCGGGACGGCTATCGCTTATTTTATGGGAAAAGTGCAATTTGACAATGTGGCGAACGCTGACGCCATTCAGATGATTAAACCGTTTTACTTCGGGACGCCTACATTTCATGCGGCACCGATTATTACGATGTCCATCATTGCCATTGTCAGTCTTGTTGAATCAACCGGCGTCTATTTCGCTCTCGGTGATCTGACAAACCGGCGCCTGTCTGAACGCGATTTAGCAAAAGGCTACCGCGCGGAGGGGCTGGCGGTATTCATTAGCGGCATTTTCAACGCGTTTCCGTACACGGCCTATTCCCAAAACGTGGGGCTCGTACAGCTGACGGGAATTAAGAAAAACGCGGTCATCGGAGTCACGGGCGTACTCTTAATGCTATTCGGCCTTTTTCCGAAAATCGCAGCCTTCACGACAATCATCCCATCTTCGGTGCTGGGCGGCGCGATGGTAGCTATGTTTGGCATGGTCATTTCTTACGGCATTAAAATGCTTAGCCACATTGACTTTAAAAAGCAGGAAAACCTTCTGATCGTCGCGTGTTCGGTCGGATTGGGACTCGGTGTAACCGTCGTTCCCGATATGTTTAAGCATCTGCCGTCTTACCTAAATCTACTGACCACAAACGGAATCGTCGCCGGCAGCTTTACCGCCGTGCTCTTGAATATTGTTTATAATATGATTCCTAAAACGAAAAAAACCCTTGATGTGACAAGGGTTCAAGAGGGTTAG
- the xpt gene encoding xanthine phosphoribosyltransferase, whose protein sequence is MEALKRKIEEDGIVLSDQVLKVDSFLNHQIDPVLMQQIGQEFARRFEKDGITKIVTIESSGIAPAVMAGLELGVPVIFARKRKSLTLTDDLLTASVYSFTKKTESQIAVSGSHLSKEDRVLIIDDFLANGQAAEGLLSIVKQAGAAVSGIGIVIEKSFQPGRDELVKKGCRVESLARIQSLEDGKVTFVQEVRS, encoded by the coding sequence GTGGAAGCATTAAAACGAAAAATAGAAGAAGACGGAATCGTTCTTTCTGACCAAGTGCTGAAAGTTGATTCTTTTTTAAATCATCAAATTGATCCGGTTCTCATGCAGCAGATTGGTCAAGAATTTGCGCGCCGTTTCGAAAAAGACGGTATCACAAAAATCGTCACGATTGAATCTTCGGGCATTGCCCCTGCGGTGATGGCCGGTCTTGAGCTCGGTGTTCCCGTCATCTTTGCGAGAAAAAGGAAGTCTCTCACGTTAACGGATGATCTGCTGACGGCGTCCGTCTATTCTTTTACGAAAAAAACAGAAAGTCAGATTGCCGTCTCCGGCAGTCACTTATCTAAAGAAGACCGCGTGTTAATCATTGACGACTTTTTAGCGAACGGACAGGCGGCAGAAGGGCTTTTGTCCATCGTGAAACAAGCTGGTGCAGCAGTTAGCGGAATCGGCATCGTTATCGAAAAATCATTTCAGCCGGGAAGAGATGAGCTCGTGAAAAAAGGATGCCGGGTCGAATCACTGGCGAGAATTCAATCGCTTGAGGACGGAAAAGTGACATTTGTACAGGAGGTCCGTTCATGA
- a CDS encoding carboxypeptidase M32, producing MDLHTYEKEFFDLLKRVSHYEEAIALMHWDSRTGAPKKGSDDRAESIGQLSADVFQIQTSDRMKELIDILLAHAEELPEDTVKAAELAKKDYDHNKKIPEDEYREYVILTSKAETAWEEARAASDFSMFAPYLEKLIDFNKRFISYWGYEDHPYNALLDIFEPGVTVKVLDQLFSELKEAIIPLVKKVTASGNKPDTSFITKTFPKEKQKDLSLYFLKELGYEFDGGRLDETVHPFMTTINRGDVRVTTRYDENDFRTAIFGTIHECGHAIYEQNIDEALSGTNLSDGASMGIHESQSLFYENFIARNQHFWTAYYEKMIEASPDQFQDVKREDFVRAVNEAKPSFIRIEADELTYPLHIIIRYEIEKAIFSNEVTVEELPALWNQKYHDYLGITPPSDAKGILQDVHWAGGDFGYFPSYALGYMYAAQLKNTMLDDLPEFDQLIERGDFEPIKQWLTEKVHQHGRRKMPLDIIKDATGEELNVQYLIEYLVGKYSNLYL from the coding sequence ATGGATTTACATACATATGAAAAAGAATTTTTTGATCTGCTGAAAAGGGTATCCCACTATGAAGAAGCCATTGCGCTTATGCATTGGGACTCAAGAACGGGAGCCCCGAAAAAAGGCTCTGATGACCGTGCGGAAAGCATCGGTCAGCTGTCGGCTGACGTTTTTCAAATCCAGACATCCGACCGGATGAAAGAGCTGATTGACATCCTTCTCGCGCATGCCGAAGAGCTGCCTGAAGATACAGTGAAAGCGGCGGAACTTGCAAAAAAAGATTATGATCATAATAAAAAAATTCCTGAAGATGAATATAGAGAATACGTCATTTTGACATCGAAAGCTGAAACGGCTTGGGAGGAGGCAAGGGCGGCTTCTGATTTTTCTATGTTTGCTCCTTACCTTGAGAAGCTGATTGATTTTAATAAGCGGTTTATTTCTTATTGGGGTTATGAAGACCACCCGTATAACGCATTGCTCGATATTTTCGAACCGGGTGTTACGGTAAAGGTGCTGGATCAGCTGTTTTCTGAATTGAAGGAAGCGATTATTCCGCTTGTCAAAAAAGTGACGGCATCCGGCAATAAACCGGACACCTCCTTTATAACAAAAACATTTCCGAAAGAAAAACAAAAAGATCTATCATTGTATTTCTTAAAAGAGCTCGGATATGAGTTTGACGGCGGCCGCCTGGACGAGACGGTGCATCCGTTTATGACGACAATCAACCGCGGCGATGTGCGGGTCACGACCAGATATGACGAGAACGATTTCCGCACCGCGATTTTCGGAACGATACATGAATGCGGGCATGCGATCTACGAGCAGAATATTGACGAAGCGCTTAGCGGAACGAACTTATCTGACGGTGCATCCATGGGCATTCATGAATCCCAATCGTTATTTTATGAAAACTTTATCGCCAGAAATCAACATTTTTGGACCGCATATTATGAAAAAATGATTGAGGCTTCGCCTGATCAATTTCAAGATGTAAAAAGAGAGGATTTTGTACGCGCCGTCAACGAGGCGAAACCGTCCTTTATCCGAATTGAAGCCGATGAGCTGACATATCCGCTTCATATTATTATCCGTTATGAAATTGAAAAAGCGATTTTCAGCAATGAAGTGACAGTTGAAGAACTGCCTGCATTGTGGAATCAAAAATATCATGATTATTTAGGCATTACGCCGCCATCTGACGCGAAAGGCATTTTGCAGGACGTTCATTGGGCAGGCGGAGATTTCGGTTATTTCCCTTCCTATGCGCTCGGATATATGTATGCGGCTCAGCTGAAGAATACCATGCTTGACGATCTGCCTGAATTTGATCAATTAATAGAACGGGGCGATTTTGAGCCGATCAAGCAATGGCTGACAGAAAAGGTTCATCAGCACGGAAGACGTAAAATGCCGCTAGACATCATTAAAGATGCAACGGGAGAAGAGCTGAACGTCCAATATCTTATTGAGTATCTCGTCGGCAAATATTCAAATTTATATTTATAA